From the genome of Gorilla gorilla gorilla isolate KB3781 chromosome 4, NHGRI_mGorGor1-v2.1_pri, whole genome shotgun sequence, one region includes:
- the FBXL21P gene encoding LOW QUALITY PROTEIN: putative F-box/LRR-repeat protein 21 (The sequence of the model RefSeq protein was modified relative to this genomic sequence to represent the inferred CDS: substituted 1 base at 1 genomic stop codon), with protein sequence MKRNSLSVENKIVQLSGAAKQPKVGFYSSLNQTHTHTVLLDWGSLPHHVVLQIFQYLPLLDRAXASSVCRRWNEVFHIPDLWRKFEFELTQSATSSFKSTHPDLIQQIIKKHSAHLQYVSFKVDSSAESAEAACDILSQLVNCSIQTLGLISTAKPSFMNMSESHFVSALTVVFINSKSLSSIKIEDTPVDDPSLKILVANNSDTLRLLKMSSCPHVSSDGILCVADHCQGLRELAMNYYILTDELFLALLSETHVNLEHLRIDVVSENPGQIKFHAIKKHSWDALIKHFPRVNVVMHFFLYEEEFETFFKEETPVTHLYFGRSVSKVVLGRVGRNCPQLIELVVCANDLQPLDNELICIAEHCTNLTALGLSKCEVSCSAFIKFVRLCGRRLTQLSIMEEVLIPDEDYSLDEIHTEVSKYLGRVWFPDVMPLW encoded by the exons ATGAAGAGGAACAGTTTATCTGTTGAGAATAAAATTGTCCAGTTGTCAGGAGCAGCGAAACAGCCAAAAGTTGGGTTCTACTCTTCTCTCAACCAGACTCATACGCACACGGTTCTTCTAGACTGGGGGAGTTTGCCTCACCATGTAGTATTACAAATTTTTCAGTATCTTCCTTTACTAGATCGGGCCTGAGCATCTTCTGTATGTAGGAGGTGGAATGAAGTTTTTCATATTCCTGACCTTTGGAGAAAGTTTGAATTTGAACTGACCCAGTCAGCTACTTCATCTTTTAAGTCCACTCATCCTGATCTCATTCAGCAGATCATTAAAAAGCATTCTGCTCATCTTCAGTATGTCAGCTTTAAG GTTGACAGTAGCGCTGAGTCAGCAGAAGCTGCCTGTGATATACTCTCTCAGCTGGTAAATTGTTCCATCCAGACCTTGGGCTTGATTTCAACAGCCAAGCCAAGTTTCATGAATATGTCGGAG TCTCATTTTGTGTCAGCACTTACAGTTGTTTTTATCAACTCAAAATCATTATCATCAATCAAAATCGAAGATACACCAGTGGATGATCCTTCATTGAAGATTCTTGTGGCCAATAATAGTGACACTCTAAGACTCCTAAAGATGAGTAGCTGTCCTCATGTTTCATCTGAT GGAATTCTTTGTGTAGCTGATCATTGTCAAGGCCTTAGAGAACTGGCGATGAATTATTACATCCTAACTGATGAACTTTTCCTTGCACTCTTAAGCGAGACTCATGTTAACCTTGAACATCTTCGAATTGACGTTGTGAGTGAAAATCCTGGACAGATTAAATTTCATGCTATTAAAAAACACAGTTGGGATGCACTTATTAAACATTTCCCTAGAGTTAATGTTGTTATGCACTTCTTTCTATATGAAGAGGAATTCGAGACGTTCTTCAAAGAAGAAACCCCTGTTACTCACCTTTATTTTGGTCGTTCAGTCAGCAAAGTGGTTTTAGGACGGGTAGGTCGCAACTGTCCTCAACTGATTGAGTTAGTGGTGTGTGCTAATGATCTTCAGCCTCTTGATAATGAACTTATTTGTATTGCTGAACACTGTACAAACCTAACAGCCTTGGGCCTCAGCAAATGTGAAGTTAGCTGCAGTGCCTTCATCAAGTTTGTAAGACTGTGTGGGAGAAGGTTAACACAGCTCTCTATAATGGAGGAAGTTTTGATCCCTGATGAGGATTATAGCCTAGATGAAATTCACACTGAAGTCTCCAAATACCTGGGAAGAGTATGGTTCCCTGATGTGATGCCTCTCTGGTAA
- the LECT2 gene encoding leukocyte cell-derived chemotaxin-2, which translates to MFSTKALLLAGLISTALAGPWANICAGKSSNEIRTCDRHGCGQYSAQRSQRPHQGVDILCSAGSTVYAPFTGMIVGQEKPYQNKNAINNGVRISGRGFCVKMFYIKPIKYKGPIKKGEKLGTLLPLQKVYPGIQSHVHIENCDSSDPTAYL; encoded by the exons ATGTTTTCCACCAAAGCCCTCCTTTTGGCTGGTCTGATTTCTACTG CACTGGCAGGGCCATGGGCTAATATATGTGCTGGCAAGTCTTCCAATGAGATCCGGACGTGTGACCGCCATGGCTGTGGACAGTACTCTGCTCAAAG AAGTCAGAGGCCTCACCAGGGTGTGGACATCTTGTGCTCTGCTGGATCTACTGTGTACGCACCATTCACTGGAATGATTGTGGGCCAGGAGAAACCTTATCAAAACAAGAATGCTATCAATAATGGTGTTCGAATATCTGGAAGAG gtttttgtGTCAAAATGTTCTACATTAAGCCAATTAAGTATAAAGGTCCTATTAAGAAGGGAGAAAAACTTGGAACTCTATTGCCCTTGCAGAAAGTTTATCCTGGCATACAGTCGCATGTGCACATTGAAAACTGTGACTCGAGTGACCCTACTGCATACCTGTAA